A single window of Lutzomyia longipalpis isolate SR_M1_2022 chromosome 1, ASM2433408v1 DNA harbors:
- the LOC129786828 gene encoding uncharacterized protein LOC129786828 encodes MNSEDDVLNYLVQTGAVTPDFPADLDPPSEAASSSEAAPPSEPDPPSVPDFLSEPDFNYSEEPERGNPIPGPSRIAESSCICPMSRKLDIASHVERKLGKIVVEEKLKDHTVKRVLRLFHEIGFESLPLTKATLVHTPRAKVITRSVPPGEYLHFGIQDFLLSFPDESYIASLSTISLDVHIDEAPLFGNRLWAIQGAFPKQNQFSPFLIGAYVGKENPESRDEFLSEFIDECNLLMEQGIICTKDGLRKPFQINLFCADSLARAFVTATQYPTGYHSCFKCDQIGFKIGRRTAFSLTVASPRTQETFRLRQDPLHHHSMVPSGLEKISNFDIVEQIIIDPMHIVDLGVVKKMIELFYKEGCVGFKLSSDGQISIDQFYCALAPFIPTNFARVPVGFDDLSDWKATQFRCFGAYTGLITYHAFMPNDFYRHFLLLFCSIRLLSNSKMSEADVQLAKSLLESFVLQFPDFYGRDRVSYNVHALLHLSDCAAKFGPLPGFAAFRFENFFREIKDNVSKTHQILAQLRNRNAEQSYIARSQYQSSSSAAFADPLPQHSQSYGSNFAYKTFAFSNFTITAGRRDGCCMLTGNIPVSVLAFGKQNDIDGFIGKRYLNPRPFFLSPINSLDVGVSIVDELNEETEFFPVSQIENKIIRIPYEGSFLLINLLHCETPKEPNSN; translated from the coding sequence ATGAATTCAGAGGACGACGTGCTGAACTATCTTGTTCAGACAGGAGCGGTAACTCCTGATTTTCCAGCAGATCTTGACCCTCCATCAGAGGCTGCTTCTTCATCAGAGGCCGCTCCTCCATCAGAGCCGGATCCTCCATCAGTGCCTGACTTCCTTTCAGAGCctgattttaattattcagaaGAGCCTGAGAGAGGAAATCCGATCCCAGGGCCTTCTCGAATTGCAGAGTCAAGCTGCATTTGTCCGATGAGCAGGAAATTAGATATAGCTTCACATGTAGAGCGAAAGCTTGGCAAAATTGTTGTGGAAGAGAAGCTGAAGGATCATACGGTAAAGAGAGTCTTGCGCCTTTTTCATGAGATTGGCTTTGAATCTCTTCCTCTCACCAAAGCCACTCTAGTACACACTCCCAGGGCTAAAGTCATCACTCGTTCAGTTCCCCCTGGAGAGTATTTGCACTTTGGAATTCAGgattttttgctttctttccCTGATGAATCGTACATCGCTTCTTTGAGCACCATTTCTCTCGATGTACATATTGACGAAGCGCCGCTTTTCGGCAATCGTCTGTGGGCAATACAAGGTGCATTTCCAaagcaaaatcaattttctccattcctTATTGGAGCATATGTCGGGAAAGAGAATCCTGAATCGCGAGATGAATTCCTTTCTGAATTCATTGATGAGTGCAATTTGCTAATGGAGCAGGGCATTATTTGCACGAAGGACGGCCTTCGTAAgccttttcaaattaatctcTTTTGCGCAGACTCTCTCGCCAGAGCTTTTGTCACAGCCACCCAATATCCCACAGGATATCATTCTTGTTTTAAATGCGATCAGATTGGCTTCAAGATCGGTAGAAGGACAGCCTTTTCTCTTACTGTTGCTTCTCCACGCACTCAAGAGACATTCCGTCTCAGACAAGACCCACTGCATCATCATTCAATGGTCCCTTCGGGACTTGAAAAGATATCCAATTTTGATATTGTGGAACAGATCATAATTGATCCAATGCACATTGTGGATTTGGGTGTTGTTAAAAAGATGATTGAGCTCTTTTATAAAGAGGGATGTGTTGGATTTAAACTTTCTTCTGATGGTCAAATTTCTATCGATCAATTTTACTGTGCCCTTGCTCCGTTCATACCAACAAATTTTGCTCGTGTCCCTGTTGGATTTGATGACCTCTCAGATTGGAAAGCCACTCAATTCAGATGCTTTGGAGCTTATACCGGCCTCATCACATACCATGCTTTTATGCCAAACGATTTTTATCGTCATTTCCTTTTGCTATTTTGCAGCATAAGGTTGCTCTCCAATTCTAAGATGAGTGAAGCTGATGTTCAATTGGCCAAGAGCCTTCTTGAAAGTTTCGTTTTGCAATTCCCAGATTTTTATGGGCGAGATAGAGTAAGTTATAACGTACATGCTTTGCTGCATTTGAGTGATTGTGCTGCAAAATTTGGGCCACTACCAGGTTTTGCAGCCTTtcgatttgaaaatttttttcgcgAAATAAAGGATAATGTATCCAAGACACATCAGATTCTGGCTCAACTTCGCAATAGAAATGCTGAGCAATCTTATATTGCACGTTCTCAATATCAGTCATCTTCATCTGCCGCGTTTGCTGATCCACTTCCACAACACAGCCAAAGCTATGGCTCGAATTTCGCTTATAAaacatttgcattttcaaatttcACTATTACAGCAGGTCGTCGGGATGGGTGCTGTATGCTTACTGGAAACATTCCTGTTTCTGTGCTTGCTTTTGGAAAGCAAAATGATATTGATGGATTCATTGGCAAGAGGTACCTCAATCCCAGACCATTTTTCCTTTCTCCAATTAACTCACTCGATGTGGGAGTTTCTATTGTCGATGAGCTCAACGAAGAAACTGAATTCTTCCCAGTCTCgcaaattgagaataaaataattagaattcCTTATGAGGGTTCCTTTTTGCTAATAAATTTGCTTCATTGCGAGACACCCAAGGAAccaaattctaattaa
- the LOC129786441 gene encoding protein asunder: protein MNDFNHKSVFVLDHTPYFGISSQTSVNLDFLTSKSMLPASPLPIISKSLWTCSVEATVEYCRIVWDLFPMGKFVRFIVSDSAAHIVNTWNATTQNTVHVLNAMSMIGTPPRSTGQVTEYSVIHGLRAAIEALAEATEFQRDSITTIHAGDSKKLINRGRIICITSARDDASMKSLEDIVHTVLIQQNTISAAHEDSLMISHVHLVIVNICPANTELLVSNRPLRDISPIFKSEIHSVRASDISNLLTHLILSHYDLASTTVTGIPMKEEQNASSSANYDVEIFHSSIAHSVILGNELILPKSTKEGANYETVTLKWCTPRGCGSSEMQPCLAQYRVTPVDVTSRPSSCLINFLLNGRSVLLEMPRKSGGKLTSHLLSAHGGEIFIHSLSIARSSLEDPPSISEGVGGRITDYRIPDFGTLMQRFKLIPLRPTPERPRDENLSKLRRKIYRNTKYWPITLGSTILYSVRQFLDPLLTLIAKPELTDEDIIQCQQVVYNLVGLEARHEHLPLPSMGHRLKGSKKEDQYRLFWSELEILVATSGSSVGHKTVLACIRECRSRGSDSTEKFTFDPAHREFDAQEAAHKSNVIRATTDSPMSPPSAVDMSAIGKKLTSGENKSLLDIITASEKNVAQKRLDFGGRLCTPPGQIAKLYSNLGAKDTTAREVEMK, encoded by the exons ATGAACGATTTTAATCACAAAAGTGTGTTTGTACTGGACCACACGCCCTACTTTGGCATCTCCAGCCAAACCAGCGTGAATCTGGACTTCCTGACCTCCAAATCTATGCTCCCAGCGTCGCCCCTGCCCATCATT AGCAAATCCCTTTGGACGTGTTCCGTGGAGGCAACAGTGGAGTACTGCCGGATTGTGTGGGATCTCTTCCCGATGGGGAAATTCGTACGCTTCATTGTGAGTGACAGTGCGGCTCACATCGTGAACACCTGGAATGCCACCACGCAGAACACTGTTCACGTTCTCAATGCCATGTCAATGATCGGAACCCCGCCACGATCTACTGGCCAGGTGACGGAATATTCGGTTATTCATGGGCTAAGGGCGGCTATTGAGGCTCTTGCGGAGGCCACGGAATTCCAGAGGGATTCCATTACAACCATCCACGCGGGTGACAGCAAGAAGTTGATCAATCGTGGCAGAATAATCTGCATCACCTCGGCCAGGGATGATGCCAGCATGAAGAGCTTGGAGGATATTGTTCACACGGTTCTCATTCAGCAGAACACCATCTCAGCCGCGCATGAGGATTCCCTTATGATCTCTCACGTGCACCTGGTCATTGTTAACATATGTCCAGCAAATACGGAACTCCTGGTCTCCAATAGACCCCTGAGGGACATTTCGCCCATCTTCAAGTCTGAAATTCACTCTGTCCGTGCTTCTGACATCTCAAACCTCCTCACACATCTCATCTTGTCGCACTACGACCTGGCCAGCACCACTGTTACTGGTATCCCGATGAAGGAGGAGCAAAATGCCAGCTCTAGTGCCAATTATGACGTTGAGATCTTCCACAGTAGCATCGCTCATTCAGTCATCCTGGGCAATGAGCTAATCCTGCCCAAGAGCACGAAGGAGGGGGCAAATTATGAGACAGTCACCCTGAAGTGGTGCACCCCACGTGGCTGTGGATCATCAGAGATGCAGCCATGCCTGGCACAGTATCGTGTAACACCCGTGGATGTGACTTCCCGCCCAAGTTCCTGCCTCATTAACTTCCTCCTCAACGGGCGCTCCGTGTTGCTGGAAATGCCACGGAAGTCCGGAGGGAAGCTCACGAGTCACTTGCTTTCTGCCCACGGCGGGGAGATCTTCATTCATTCCCTCAGTATTGCACGGAGTTCCCTCGAGGATCCCCCATCAATATCCGAAGGTGTTGGTGGGCGAATAACTGACTACAGAATTCCCGATTTTGGCACTCTCATGCAGCGCTTCAAGTTAATCCCCCTCAGACCCACACCTGAGCGTCCGAGGGATGAGAATCTCTCCAAATTACGGAGAAAGATCTATCGGAACACGAAGTACTGGCCAATTACCCTTGGATCGACTATTCTCTACAGCGTTCGGCAATTTCTCGATCCTCTTCTCACGCTCATCGCCAAGCCAGAGCTCACGGATGAGGATATCATTCAGTGTCAGCAGGTGGTGTACAATCTAGTGGGTCTGGAGGCACGGCATGAGCATCTGCCGCTTCCGAGTATGGGACACAGGCTCAAAGGGAGTAAAAAGGAGGATCAGTACCGTCTCTTTTGGTCTGAACTTGAAATTCTTGTGGCAACGTCCGGAAGCTCCGTTGGGCACAAAACTGTCCTTGCCTGCATCCGTGAATGCCGATCTCGTGGATCAGATTCCACGGAGAAGTTCACATTTGATCCAGCTCACAGAGAATTTGACGCTCAAGAAGCCGCGCACAAGAGCAACGTAATCAGGGCTACAACAGACTCCCCCATGTCGCCCCCATCAGCTGTGGATATGTCAGCAATTGGGAAGAAGCTCACGAGTGGTGAGAATAAATCCCTCCTGGACATCATTACAGCTTCGGAGAAGAATGTCGCGCAGAAACGTCTGGACTTCGGCGGGAGACTCTGTACACCTCCCGGACAGATAGCCAAGCTATATTCGAATCTCGGGGCAAAGGACACCACAGCGAGGGAAGTGGAAATGAAATAG
- the LOC129786829 gene encoding intraflagellar transport protein 81 homolog, whose protein sequence is MEDLKELVNKVNSILDTNYNMISFDSLSPEGLIQVLVDVLAKLECCEHLDARGGNFEEVNRKIIESLKCIQYRPKEEFTKNPEMFRRGLANGEKKVIYPIISWIWANKDTIKEVAYLSKYLMPLNLPIEARAIPEISRLWEQYQTVMQDFVDIHRAYSVAQGEGNRAKELKNDIGAIEMEIENVKKRLERTQLRLDKIPQQELFLEAGRALRIEKDRNKELESQLDEQKRTIERNNLLHSRLQKELSTAQMATASTGPKNLLDTLIDETQVMDFMLKQKLPVELKEKQDEIVLMQRVLEEPKITEEYLTELNRKIEEVNQEVQSLVEARMHEHSAHNDTLGPFKQQAAMVRRNKELTLEQLDKTTRELRELNATLEVKQKELQDTVGEVILRGDELKNYVNTLRAKSSVYKQHRAELASLQSEEMDLQKTFDNLKSQDPSIQASFTEEGSTEEDILRPSSPQEAQGVAELSRLVEGLSRATMAARERLVPLSQNIRPLREKILELKDIHESKKQAYDALSATLKAESASMQKDCNETEALIGNYEEEWRELQLEQERIEQLLKGMGQDAADTKAASSIGEALTHQIRDEEKAISSLNEENQRLLSLRDKREKQVELWGDLNKLLQVKIQCQRERKNQGIGGVLHVDRGAETFTLQ, encoded by the exons atgGAGGATCTCAAGGAACTCGTGAATAAAGTGAATTCCATCCTGGATACAAACTACAACATGATATCCTTTGATTCCCTCTCTCCGGAAGGATTAATCCAAGTCCTCGTGGATGTTCTCGCAAAGCTCGAATGCTGTGAACATTTGGATGCTCGTGGGGGGAATTTTGAGGAAGTCAAcaggaaaatcattgagagTCTCAAATGCATCCAATATCGCCCCAAAGAGGAATTCACGAAGAATCCCGAAATGTTCCGTCGTGGCCTGGCTAATGGGGAGAAGAAGGTGATTTATCCCATAATCTCGTGGATTTGGGCAAATAAGGATACCATCAAGGAAGTAGCCTACCTATCCAAGTACCTAATGCCCTTGAATTTACCCATTGAAGCACGAGCCATTCCGGAAATCTCCCGCCTCTGGGAGCAATATCAGACGGTGATGCAGGACTTCGTGGACATCCACAGGGCCTACAGTGTTGCCCAGGGAGAGGGAAATCGCGCCAAGGAGCTAAAGAATGACATTGGAGCCATTGAGATGGAAATTGAGAATGTCAAGAAGCGCCTGGAGCGTACTCAGCTGCGCCTGGATAAGATCCCGCAGCAGGAACTCTTTCTCGAAGCAGGGAGAGCGCTGAGAATTGAAAAGGATCGCAATAAAGAGTTGGAATCGCAGCTGGATGAGCAAAAGAGGACCATTGAGAGGAATAATTTGCTCCATTCGAGACTCCAAAAGGAACTATCTACAGCACAAATGGCAACAGCTAGTACGGGGCCAAAGAATCTCCTGGACACACTCATTGATGAGACGCAGGTTATGGATTTTATGCTCAAACAGAAACTCCCCGTTGAGCTGAAGGAGAAGCAGGATGAGATTGTTCTCATGCAGCGTGTGCTTGAGGAGCCAAAAATTACGGAAGAATATCTCACGGAATTAAATAGAAAGATTGAGGAAGTCAATCAGGAAGTGCAGTCCTTGGTGGAGGCTAGGATGCACGAGCATAGTGCTCACAACGACACATTGGGACCATTTAAGCAACAAGCAGCCATGGTGAGGCGCAACAAAGAGCTAACGCTTGAGCAGCTGGATAAGACAACCAGGGAACTTCGAGAACTCAACGCGACACTCGAGGTGAAGCAAAAGGAACTCCAGGACACGGTTGGGGAGGTGATTCTACGTGGAGATGAGCTCAAGAACTACGTGAATACACTGCGAGCAAAGAGCTCCGTCTACAAGCAACATCGTGCCGAGCTGGCTTCTCTGCAATCCGAAGAGATGGACTTGCAGAAGACATTTGATAATCTCAAATCTCAAGATCCCTCAATTCAGGCATCATTCACGGAAGAGGGATCAACTGAGGAGGATATTTTGCGTCCAAGCTCACCGCAGGAAGCTCAGGGAGTTGCTGAACTTTCGAGACTCGTTGAGGGACTCTCAAGAGCCACAATGGCTGCCCGGGAGAGGCTCGTACCTCTCTCACAGAACATTCGTCCACTCCGGGAAAAAATTCTCGAGCTCAAGGATATACATGAGTCTAAGAAGCAG GCTTATGATGCATTGAGTGCAACACTAAAAGCCGAATCAGCTTCAATGCAGAAGGATTGCAATGAAACGGAAGCTCTCATTGGGAATTACGAGGAGGAATGGCGGGAATTGCAGCTAGAGCAGGAAAGGATTGAGCAGCTGCTCAAGGGAATGGGGCAGGATGCTGCAGATACGAAGGCAGCCTCATCCATCGGGGAGGCCTTGACGCATCAAATAAGGGATGAGGAAAAAGCCATCTCGAGtttaaatgaggaaaatcagCGTCTCCTGTCTCTCAGGGATAAACGTGAGAAGCAGGTTGAGCTCTGGGGGGATCTCAATAAACTCCTTCaggtgaaaattcaatgtcaACGCGAGAGGAAGAATCAGGGAATTGGGGGTGTTTTGCACGTTGACAGAGGAGCGGAAACGTTCACTCTTCAGTAA